GTGTTCGGCGCATAAAAAGTATCGCCTGCATTCAAAAAACACACATAGTGACCGGTGGCGAGCCGCAAACCTTTATTCATCGCATCATAAATACCTCTATCCGCCTCCGAAATCAATACATCAGCAGTAGTTTTTGCCATAGAAACAGTATCATCGGCAGAAGCACCGTCTATTATCAAATGCTCCACACGCCCGCGCCACGTCTGCTCGGATACACTGTGCAATGTGGGCAACAGCACCGCTTGGGCGTTGTAGGTGGGCGTAATGATGGAAAGCAAGGGCTGCATGCACTCAAAAAAGCAA
Above is a genomic segment from Sphingobacteriales bacterium containing:
- a CDS encoding glycosyltransferase, whose translation is MLSIITPTYNAQAVLLPTLHSVSEQTWRGRVEHLIIDGASADDTVSMAKTTADVLISEADRGIYDAMNKGLRLATGHYVCFLNAGDTFYAPNTLERALSGGAGADFIYGKTLMRRPDGTVRPWYKTPPPAHELSWRSFINGMVLCHQAMLVRRTLPPIFGATCG